Proteins encoded in a region of the Vibrio sp. CB1-14 genome:
- a CDS encoding LysR family transcriptional regulator, translating into MKLQFDNIASFVAVVEAGSFSSAARKLGKSQSTVSTAIQNLESDLGFNLFIRQNAKVTLTDKGKRLFHLSTPVVSKYRDLLTAVSKMSHSEQIVFRVGIDPLVYNSNVKQTLFQFSEAFPEIDLEVVTKPSFVLSNYINQGKVDLALGNPYHKTDNDFNMDELFNVNCWWVGHASLLENKPSLPRVLLMDGFDELLNLSDLATHQIWRLDDLSTIVELCKAQKGIAFLPEHIVEPSLTTKELAIMTDNLEFFGKKVTASLFWSTHSDFSLYNQWIRSQLKTVIDQQSTFVAALAN; encoded by the coding sequence ATGAAGCTGCAATTCGACAATATTGCTTCGTTTGTTGCAGTGGTTGAGGCGGGGTCTTTTAGTTCAGCAGCACGTAAGCTGGGCAAATCTCAATCCACAGTAAGCACCGCAATTCAAAATTTGGAGTCTGATTTGGGGTTTAACCTTTTTATCAGGCAAAACGCTAAAGTGACGTTAACCGACAAAGGCAAACGTTTATTTCACCTTTCTACTCCGGTAGTCAGTAAATATCGAGATTTGCTTACAGCAGTGAGTAAAATGAGCCACTCGGAACAGATCGTTTTTCGCGTCGGCATTGATCCTTTGGTTTATAACAGCAATGTTAAGCAAACCTTGTTTCAATTTTCGGAAGCATTTCCTGAGATCGACCTCGAAGTCGTCACTAAACCGAGTTTTGTTCTGAGCAACTATATTAACCAAGGAAAAGTAGACCTAGCGCTAGGCAATCCCTATCACAAAACCGACAACGATTTTAATATGGACGAGTTATTCAACGTCAATTGTTGGTGGGTGGGACATGCATCACTATTGGAAAACAAACCGAGTTTACCTCGCGTTTTGTTGATGGATGGTTTTGATGAACTGCTTAACCTATCCGATTTGGCAACACATCAGATATGGCGGTTGGATGATCTGTCCACCATTGTCGAACTATGCAAAGCCCAAAAAGGCATAGCGTTTTTACCTGAGCATATTGTGGAACCTTCACTAACAACAAAAGAACTTGCCATTATGACCGACAACTTAGAATTTTTTGGCAAAAAGGTTACCGCATCACTATTTTGGTCGACCCACTCAGACTTTAGTCTCTACAATCAGTGGATACGAAGCCAATTAAAAACCGTCATCGATCAACAAAGTACCTTTGTTGCTGCACTCGCCAACTAA
- a CDS encoding alpha-amylase family glycosyl hydrolase, with the protein MKLVKSLISLSVGATLLWGCSGDSTSPTDQGGTTTSYACRADNTAQTDDLRIYQVMVESFVDGNPSIGHGTGYGTSHHMGDIQGIIDSLDYIQDLGMNAVWLTPIFNSVPINGQDHWADRLDATGYFATDYFAIDPRFGTMDDAKKLVEEAHKRGLYVFFDGVFGHHKDNVMASPTGNQPVGASNPVSYPESLPFFKEVAEYWVKELKIDGWRLDQAYQVPTDAWAEIRKAVDDASQQVTYTNADGELVNPLGYMVAEIWRGESDIARDGYGSKENPALCSAFDFPMRYRLVQTFAVEESGYGSNQGGLKLAEGMRTHDAYPAHAKPNLMLGNHDLVRLGDLIQRGNLAEPEDAEYWQRHKAAISFLGAYTGPITLYYGEEIGDELEGFADQVTNDCAIAGKCDDHVARMSGKIEGVTGITLTTEQADLKNYVKELMTLRSQYPSLAQGTRNNVVATTNAYGDLKTSGEESILYIVNTTASNQTIAISADKLSFSGNLNDLQTNDNVTLASGFYNIDLAPFQARFLSLE; encoded by the coding sequence GTGAAACTGGTTAAATCCCTTATCTCTCTTTCCGTTGGCGCAACCCTACTGTGGGGCTGCTCTGGCGATTCTACCTCGCCAACAGACCAAGGTGGCACCACAACTAGTTATGCGTGCCGCGCTGATAACACTGCGCAAACTGATGACTTACGAATCTATCAAGTGATGGTTGAAAGCTTTGTCGATGGCAATCCTTCTATCGGCCATGGGACTGGTTACGGTACCAGTCACCATATGGGTGACATCCAAGGCATTATTGACTCGCTCGACTATATTCAAGACTTAGGCATGAATGCGGTATGGCTAACACCGATATTCAATTCAGTACCCATTAACGGCCAAGATCATTGGGCAGATAGACTGGATGCGACCGGATACTTCGCTACAGACTACTTTGCCATAGATCCTCGTTTCGGCACCATGGACGATGCTAAAAAGTTAGTTGAAGAGGCGCACAAGCGGGGTCTTTACGTCTTCTTTGATGGTGTGTTCGGTCATCATAAAGACAACGTAATGGCTTCACCCACTGGGAACCAGCCAGTCGGTGCAAGTAACCCTGTAAGCTATCCAGAGAGTCTGCCTTTCTTCAAAGAGGTGGCGGAATATTGGGTTAAAGAACTAAAAATTGATGGTTGGCGACTAGACCAAGCTTACCAAGTTCCAACGGATGCATGGGCGGAAATTCGTAAGGCCGTTGACGATGCGTCGCAGCAAGTCACCTATACCAATGCTGATGGTGAACTCGTTAACCCACTTGGCTACATGGTGGCAGAGATATGGCGTGGTGAGAGTGATATTGCTCGTGATGGCTACGGCAGCAAAGAAAACCCAGCTCTGTGTTCGGCATTTGATTTCCCAATGCGATATCGCTTAGTACAAACCTTTGCCGTTGAAGAATCAGGCTATGGTTCTAATCAAGGTGGGTTGAAGCTCGCTGAAGGTATGCGAACTCATGACGCCTACCCTGCCCACGCCAAGCCTAACTTGATGCTTGGCAACCACGACTTAGTGCGTTTGGGCGATCTTATTCAACGAGGAAACCTGGCTGAGCCAGAGGATGCTGAATATTGGCAACGACATAAAGCCGCCATCTCATTTCTAGGTGCTTATACTGGCCCCATCACGCTGTATTACGGTGAAGAAATTGGTGATGAATTAGAAGGTTTTGCTGATCAAGTAACCAATGACTGCGCGATCGCAGGAAAATGTGATGACCATGTAGCACGTATGAGTGGCAAGATAGAAGGAGTCACAGGCATCACATTAACGACAGAGCAAGCCGATCTTAAGAACTACGTGAAAGAGCTAATGACGCTTCGTTCGCAGTACCCATCGCTCGCTCAAGGTACTCGCAATAACGTTGTCGCAACAACGAATGCCTATGGGGATCTAAAAACATCAGGTGAAGAATCGATTCTATATATCGTGAATACGACAGCATCGAATCAAACCATTGCTATTTCTGCAGATAAACTGTCATTTAGTGGCAACCTTAATGATTTGCAAACGAATGACAACGTAACATTGGCTTCTGGTTTCTATAACATCGACCTAGCTCCGTTCCAAGCTAGGTTCCTATCACTTGAATAA